A single genomic interval of Malania oleifera isolate guangnan ecotype guangnan chromosome 13, ASM2987363v1, whole genome shotgun sequence harbors:
- the LOC131146199 gene encoding pentatricopeptide repeat-containing protein At3g49240, mitochondrial, whose protein sequence is MALSKPTFFAHLRTLANPHRHCPPPSFISLRLLSFATPEEAAAERRRRKRRLRIEPPLNSLRHSSPQQQRQPPSAPNPNAPKLPEPISALSGNRLNLHNRILRLIRENDLDEAALLTRHSVYSNCRPTIFTVNAVLTALLRQSRYSDLLSLHRFITQAGIAANVITHNLLINAYCDCRKTDTALEHYKQLINDAPFNPSPTTYRILVKGLVDNNKVDRAMELKEDMLSKGLSPDPIVYSFLMLGHAKNSNPDGVFAVYEELKEKLGVVLDGIVYGSLMKGYFLRGMETEAMECYEEAVGENSKVRMSAMAFNSVLDALSRNGKFDEALRLFERMMAEHDPPKQLTVNLGSFNVMADGYCAQGRFSEAIEVFRRMGEKRCSADTLSYNNLIDQLCKNGLLGEAEELYGEMGGKGVNPDEFTYVLLMDACFKEDRSDDASGYFRKMVETGLRPNLAVYNKLVEGLVKVGKIDEAKSFYELMVKKLKMDTASYQFMMKTLFEAGRSDEVLQMISDMLDADVTDFTSELQEFVKGELRKEGREEELLKLIEDKEREKAEARAREIAAAEAAKASAKAAVASLIPSKLFGKKEAETESALASGNVIEANSADDEIQVEKEGNNGEASQVESSPADAGLTEEATQV, encoded by the coding sequence atggCGCTCTCCAAGCCAACCTTCTTTGCCCACCTCAGAACTCTCGCCAACCCTCACCGCCACTGCCCACCGCCCTCCTTCATTTCCCTCCGCCTCCTCTCCTTCGCCACACCAGAGGAAGCCGCCGCCGAGCGCCGCCGCCGCAAGCGCCGCCTCCGCATCGAGCCCCCTCTAAACTCCCTCCGCCACTCCTCACCGCAGCAGCAACGCCAACCTCCCTCCGCCCCAAACCCTAATGCCCCTAAGCTCCCTGAGCCCATCTCCGCTCTCTCTGGCAACCGTCTCAACCTCCACAATCGCATCCTCCGCCTCATCCGCGAAAACGACCTCGACGAGGCTGCCCTTCTCACCCGCCACTCTGTCTACTCCAACTGCCGCCCCACCATCTTCACCGTTAACGCCGTCCTCACCGCCCTCCTCCGCCAGTCCCGCTACTCCGATCTTCTCTCCCTCCACCGCTTCATCACCCAGGCCGGCATCGCCGCCAACGTCATCACCCACAACCTCCTCATTAACGCGTACTGCGATTGCCGCAAAACCGATACTGCTCTCGAACACTATAAGCAATTGATCAATGATGCTCCATTTAACCCTTCTCCTACTACTTATCGAATTTTGGTTAAAGGGCTTGTTGATAACAATAAGGTTGATCGAGCGATGGAGCTCAAAGAGGACATGTTATCTAAGGGTCTTTCGCCAGACCCCATTGTTTACAGCTTTTTGATGTTGGGTCACGCAAAAAATTCAAACCCTGATGGGGTTTTTGCAGTTTATGAAGAACTGAAGGAGAAATTGGGTGTTGTTTTAGATGGCATTGTGTACGGGAGCTTGATGAAAGGGTACTTCTTGAGGGGAATGGAGACGGAGGCTATGGAATGTTATGAGGAGGCAGTTGGGGAGAATTCAAAAGTTCGAATGAGTGCAATGGCATTCAATTCAGTGTtggatgcattgagcaggaatgGGAAATTTGATGAAGCTTTGAGGTTGTTCGAACGGATGATGGCAGAGCACGACCCTCCGAAGCAGCTTACTGTGAATTTGGGGAGCTTTAATGTAATGGCGGATGGATACTGTGCACAGGGGAGGTTTAGCGAGGCAATTGAGGTTTTTAGGAGGATGGGGGAGAAGAGGTGTAGTGCAGACACTTTGTCCTACAATAATTTAATCGACCAGTTGTGTAAGAATGGGTTGTTGGGTGAAGCAGAAGAGCTTTATGGAGAGATGGGTGGGAAAGGGGTTAACCCGGATGAGTTTACATATGTGTTGTTGATGGATGCTTGCTTCAAAGAGGACCGCTCCGATGATGCTTCTGGGTACTTTAGAAAGATGGTTGAAACAGGGTTGAGACCAAACTTGGCAGTGTATAATAAGCTGGTTGAAGGGCTGGTTAAAGTGGGTAAGATTGACGAGGCAAAATCTTTCTATGAATTGATGGTGAAAAAGCTCAAGATGGACACAGCAAGTTACCAGTTCATGATGAAGACATTGTTTGAGGCAGGGAGGTCTGATGAGGTGCTTCAAATGATTAGTGATATGTTGGATGCTGATGTGACTGATTTTACTTCGGAACTGCAAGAGTTTGTTAAAGGGGAATTGAGGAAGGAAGGTAGGGAGGAGGAGTTGCTAAAGCTTATCGAGGACAAGGAAAGGGAGAAGGCTGAAGCCCGGGCTAGGGAGATTGCAGCTGCAGAAGCAGCTAAGGCCAGTGCGAAAGCAGCTGTTGCATCTTTAATACCAAGTAAGTTATTTGGGAAGAAGGAAGCAGAGACAGAGTCAGCACTTGCCAGTGGAAATGTTATTGAAGCTAACTCAGCTGACGATGAAATTCAAGTTGAGAAAGAAGGAAATAATGGTGAAGCTTCTCAGGTGGAGTCTAGCCCTGCAGATGCAGGGTTGACAGAAGAAGCAACCCAAGTTTAG
- the LOC131146198 gene encoding E3 ubiquitin-protein ligase SINAT5-like, with protein MELESIECVSSLEGMDEQEIHHHHHHVHHLHHHQFASKPPHNNGVVPNAITPATSVHELLECPVCTNSMYPPIHQCHNGHTLCSTCKTRVHNRCPTCRQELGDIRCLALEKVAESLELPCKYYSLGCPEIFPYYSKLKHEAQCNFRPYNCPYAGSECSVGGDIPFLVSHLRDDHKVDMHTGCTFNHRYVKSNPREVENATWMLTVFHCFGQYFCLHFEAFQLGMAPVYMAFLRFMGDETEARNYSYSLEVGANGRKLVWEGTPRSIRDSHRKVRDSHDGLIIQRNMALFFSGGDRKELKLRVTGRIWKEQQNPDAGVCIPNLCS; from the exons ATGGAGTTGGAAAGCATTGAGTGTGTATCTTCATTGGAAGGAATGGATGAGCAAGAGAtccatcatcatcaccatcatgtTCATCATCTCCATCATCATCAGTTCGCGTCGAAGCCGCCGCACAACAATGGTGTGGTCCCCAACGCGATTACTCCGGCCACCAGCGTCCACGAGTTGCTTGAATGCCCTGTGTGCACCAATTCTATGTACCCCCCAATCCATCAG TGCCACAACGGGCATACATTGTGCTCTACTTGTAAAACAAGGGTGCACAACCGGTGCCCCACTTGTAGACAGGAGCTTGGAGACATTAGGTGCTTAGCGCTAGAGAAAGTGGCCGAGTCACTCGAATTGCCGTGCAAGTATTACTCCTTGGGCTGTCCAGAGATATTTCCCTATTATAGCAAACTCAAACATGAGGCACAGTGCAACTTCAGGCCATACAATTGCCCATATGCTGGATCTGAGTGCTCTGTTGGTGGTGATATTCCCTTCCTGGTTTCCCATCTTAGGGATGATCACAAGGTGGACATGCACACTGGATGTACATTTAACCATCGTTATGTAAAATCCAATCCGCGAGAAGTTGAAAATGCAACCTGGATGCTAACG GTCTTCCACTGTTTTGGTCAATATTTCTGCCTTCACTTCGAGGCATTCCAGCTTGGAATGGCCCCTGTGTACATGGCATTCCTTCGTTTCATGGGTGATGAGACGGAGGCCCGAAATTACAGCTACAGCCTGGAGGTTGGGGCTAATGGCCGAAAACTCGTATGGGAAGGTACTCCACGGAGCATTCGGGATAGTCACCGGAAGGTTAGGGACAGCCATGATGGTCTTATTATCCAACGAAACATGGCTCTTTTCTTTTCGGGTGGGGATAGGAAGGAATTGAAGTTGAGAGTTACCGGGAGAATATGGAAGGAACAACAAAACCCAGATGCTGGGGTGTGCATTCCGAACCTATGTAGCTGA